The Ochotona princeps isolate mOchPri1 chromosome 1, mOchPri1.hap1, whole genome shotgun sequence genome has a segment encoding these proteins:
- the GFOD1 gene encoding glucose-fructose oxidoreductase domain-containing protein 1 isoform X2, translating into MMSAAHYYPKLMSIMGNVLRFLPAFVRMKQLLEEGYVGELLVCEVQVHSGSLLGTKYNWSCDDLMGGGGLHSVGTYIIDLLTFLTGQKAVKVHGLLRTFVKQTDHIKGIRQITSDDFCTFQMVLEGGVCCTVTLNFNVPGEFKQHVTVVGSAGRLLAMGTDLYGQRNSAPAQELLLQDATPVSNSLLPEKAFSDIPSPYLRGTIKMMQAVRQAFQDQADRRTWDGRPLTMAATFDDCLYALCVVDTIKRSSQTGEWQNIAVMTEEPDLSPAYLISEAMRRSRMSLYC; encoded by the coding sequence ATGATGTCAGCTGCCCACTACTACCCTAAGCTCATGAGCATAATGGGCAACGTGCTGCGCTTCCTGCCGGCCTTTGTGCGCATGAAGCAGCTGCTGGAGGAGGGCTACGTGGGCGagctgctggtgtgtgaggtgcAGGTGCACAGTGGCAGCCTCCTGGGCACCAAGTACAACTGGAGTTGCGACGATCTGATGGGCGGTGGTGGCCTGCATTCGGTGGGCACCTACATCATCGACCTGCTTACCTTCCTCACAGGCCAGAAGGCGGTCAAGGTACATGGGCTGCTGCGGACCTTTGTCAAGCAGACGGACCACATCAAGGGCATCCGTCAGATCACTAGCGATGACTTCTGCACCttccagatggtgctggagggTGGCGTTTGTTGCACTGTCACCCTCAACTTCAACGTGCCGGGTGAGTTCAAGCAGCACGTGACGGTGGTAGGCTCAGCTGGGCGCCTGCTGGCCATGGGCACCGACCTGTATGGACAACGCAATAGTGCCCCCGCCCAGGAGCTGTTGCTACAGGATGCCACGCCCGTGAGCAACTCGCTGCTGCCTGAGAAGGCCTTCAGTGACATCCCGTCGCCCTACCTGCGAGGCACCATCAAGATGATGCAGGCTGTGCGCCAGGCCTTTCAGGACCAGGCTGACAGGCGCACGTGGGATGGCCGGCCGCTCACCATGGCTGCCACCTTCGATGACTGCCTCTATGCCCTGTGTGTGGTGGACACCATCAAGCGATCGAGCCAGACCGGGGAGTGGCAGAACATTGCTGTCATGACTGAGGAGCCTGATCTGAGCCCTGCCTACCTGATCAGCGAGGCCATGCGCCGCAGCCGGATGTCCCTTTATTGCTGA